A region from the Oceanidesulfovibrio marinus genome encodes:
- a CDS encoding glycosyl transferase family 2 → MRMLTQTGRSRLLVLGFGDGSLARELAAPGVLPPGAEFTVCDADPDRVRAVLDTDPNGQPCLPDWADPDGRRHLLVDASPHALFLLLALSGYGTDTAVIMQNPTAHQSPGPSSNALRDLRRLLASARRQPIPEKPAPAPPVLAAILHPQEPALDEFFAQTPAWARQWVVTWDAPEIPEEAARLADAHSCALIRHIARPLNGDFAAQRNACLDAVDGGHVLFLDGDERLDAASWALIPRLAAMDIAGWHLPRRTLYPDADHCKVGYGLWPDMQLRLLRVDPGVRFERPVHERAAGLTGPTAIAPAVSIIHLSRLLKSPELLSAKLAVFDRAGSGVRHRLAKEYPTLSCSLLDDIAASWHDAVLVLGSDHA, encoded by the coding sequence ATGCGCATGCTTACGCAGACCGGGCGTTCCCGCCTGCTGGTGCTGGGTTTTGGCGACGGCAGCCTTGCGCGGGAGCTGGCCGCGCCTGGAGTCCTGCCGCCGGGCGCCGAGTTCACGGTCTGCGACGCCGACCCGGACCGCGTCCGCGCCGTGCTCGATACGGACCCAAATGGCCAGCCGTGCCTGCCCGACTGGGCCGATCCGGACGGACGCCGCCACCTGCTGGTGGACGCTTCGCCCCACGCTCTGTTCCTGCTCCTGGCTCTGTCCGGCTACGGCACGGACACGGCCGTGATCATGCAGAACCCGACCGCGCATCAATCTCCAGGGCCTTCATCGAACGCCCTGCGCGACCTGCGCCGGCTGCTGGCCTCTGCGCGCCGCCAGCCCATTCCAGAAAAGCCGGCGCCCGCACCGCCTGTGCTGGCCGCCATCCTCCATCCGCAGGAGCCGGCCCTGGACGAGTTCTTCGCCCAGACACCGGCGTGGGCCCGGCAGTGGGTGGTGACCTGGGATGCTCCCGAGATTCCCGAGGAGGCTGCGCGGCTGGCCGATGCGCACTCGTGCGCTCTGATACGCCACATCGCCCGGCCCCTGAACGGTGACTTTGCGGCCCAGCGCAACGCCTGCCTCGACGCCGTAGATGGCGGCCATGTGCTGTTCCTGGACGGCGACGAACGGCTCGATGCGGCGTCCTGGGCGCTCATCCCCCGCCTGGCGGCCATGGACATCGCCGGCTGGCATCTGCCGCGGCGCACGCTCTACCCGGACGCCGACCACTGCAAGGTAGGCTACGGCCTCTGGCCGGACATGCAGCTTCGCCTCCTCCGCGTCGACCCTGGCGTGCGCTTCGAGCGGCCCGTGCACGAGCGCGCGGCCGGGCTCACCGGCCCCACGGCCATCGCCCCGGCCGTGTCCATCATCCATCTGTCCCGGCTGCTCAAGAGCCCGGAGCTGCTGAGCGCCAAGCTGGCGGTCTTCGACCGGGCCGGCAGCGGTGTGCGCCACCGTCTGGCCAAGGAGTACCCCACCCTGTCCTGCTCTCTGCTCGACGATATCGCCGCTTCATGGCATGATGCTGTGCTTGTCCTGGGCTCCGATCACGCCTAG
- the fliD gene encoding flagellar filament capping protein FliD: MADDLLSGQINFTGLGSGTDFQTMIDKLIEIEGTHKRKLENWKQEWELKNEAITHINSAMLELRTTLSSMDTMNSFLTKNVASTNEGVLTASADADAEVATHSVQIKQLAKNAIIVSKTGYANKDDKVVGSSSEQFAYSYAGEEYALDVAAGTTLEGLVNLINSDPDNPGVRASLVSDGSNYHLQIRGLDLGSNASLSFNATASTMTDPGFDDASDFETTQVNQNAMFKVDGWPSASDAWIQTDSNTVSDVIEGITLNFKSTGDSPPTEVQISVATDLEGVSENVHTFVEKVNEVRSMMMELTKFDDVEQRGSIMTGNYAFQLVDSQLKQASAGLAKGFIHYDEGPPPTGDFYSTLSQVGILTDAEKGSATEGLLVIDEELLADTLASNVDAVAALFAADSIGDQKVDSGNFSYYSHLLVTEPGAYDVKYEVSGGAITSASIAGSTAKVDNSAGTITAMDGPAKGLVIKINDFPNDSSGSGVIQIKQGKTGELANLLKQLTSQESGPMHILEDNYDDIIQSIDKKIDYETVRLDRMARDLRNRFARLEATLGQYDQINTSLASQIGQLSQK, encoded by the coding sequence ATGGCTGACGATCTTCTTTCAGGACAAATAAACTTCACCGGTCTTGGCTCTGGAACCGACTTCCAGACCATGATCGATAAGCTCATCGAGATCGAGGGGACGCACAAGCGTAAGCTCGAGAACTGGAAGCAGGAGTGGGAGCTCAAGAACGAGGCCATCACGCATATCAACTCCGCCATGCTCGAGCTACGCACCACGCTCTCCAGCATGGACACCATGAACTCGTTCCTCACCAAGAACGTGGCCAGCACCAACGAAGGTGTGCTCACGGCTTCGGCCGACGCCGACGCCGAGGTGGCGACCCACTCCGTCCAGATAAAGCAACTCGCCAAAAACGCCATCATCGTTTCCAAGACAGGGTACGCCAACAAAGATGACAAGGTCGTCGGGTCCTCCAGCGAGCAGTTTGCATACTCCTACGCTGGCGAGGAATACGCCCTGGACGTCGCCGCGGGCACCACGCTCGAAGGGCTCGTCAACCTGATCAACAGTGATCCGGACAACCCCGGCGTGCGCGCCAGCCTGGTCAGCGACGGCAGCAACTACCACCTGCAGATTCGCGGGCTGGATCTCGGCTCCAACGCCTCGTTGTCCTTCAACGCCACCGCGTCCACCATGACCGACCCCGGCTTTGACGACGCCTCTGACTTTGAGACCACACAGGTCAACCAGAACGCCATGTTCAAGGTGGACGGCTGGCCTTCTGCCTCTGACGCCTGGATACAAACCGACTCCAACACCGTGTCCGACGTCATCGAAGGCATCACTCTGAACTTCAAAAGCACGGGCGACTCGCCGCCCACCGAAGTCCAGATATCCGTCGCCACCGACCTGGAGGGCGTCAGCGAAAACGTGCACACCTTCGTTGAAAAGGTTAACGAAGTCCGCAGCATGATGATGGAGCTCACCAAGTTTGACGATGTGGAGCAGCGAGGCTCCATCATGACGGGCAACTATGCCTTCCAGCTTGTGGACAGCCAGCTGAAGCAGGCATCTGCCGGTCTTGCCAAGGGTTTTATCCATTACGACGAAGGGCCGCCTCCGACTGGCGACTTCTACTCCACCCTGTCCCAGGTCGGCATTCTCACGGATGCGGAAAAAGGCTCCGCCACGGAAGGCCTGCTCGTCATCGATGAAGAGCTGCTCGCCGACACCCTGGCCTCGAATGTGGATGCGGTCGCCGCCCTCTTTGCCGCGGACAGCATTGGCGACCAGAAGGTCGATTCCGGCAACTTCAGCTACTACTCCCATCTGCTCGTGACCGAACCCGGCGCCTATGATGTGAAGTACGAGGTTTCGGGGGGGGCTATCACCTCCGCCTCCATTGCCGGCAGCACGGCCAAGGTGGACAACTCGGCAGGCACCATCACCGCCATGGACGGCCCGGCCAAGGGTCTGGTAATCAAGATCAACGACTTTCCCAACGATTCTTCGGGATCTGGTGTCATCCAGATCAAGCAGGGCAAGACCGGCGAGCTGGCCAATCTGCTCAAGCAGCTCACCAGCCAGGAATCCGGCCCCATGCACATTCTGGAGGATAACTACGACGACATCATCCAGAGCATCGACAAGAAAATCGACTACGAGACGGTCCGGCTGGACCGGATGGCCCGCGACCTGCGCAACAGGTTCGCCCGCCTCGAAGCCACTCTCGGCCAATACGATCAGATAAACACCTCGCTCGCCAGCCAGATCGGCCAGCTCAGCCAGAAATAA
- a CDS encoding flagellin yields the protein MSLVINHNLMATNAARNLRSSYGDLGTSVRRLSSGLRVGTAADDAAGLAIRELMRADISALNQGVRNANDAISLIQTADGALGVIDEKLIRMKELAEQASTGTYNSDQRLIIDSEYQAMASEITRIANATDFNGVYLLNGNLSSSSHDGSGLQSTGKMKVHFGTANDSAEDYYYIQINSATASSLGVGNQSAEGDGFSISTQEGAQKALVALENAIVSKDKIRANLGAMQNRLQNTITNLEIQSENLQAAESRISDVDVSSEMTNFVRNQILTQSAVAMLSQANSLPRMAMQLLGGG from the coding sequence ATGTCTCTGGTTATCAATCACAACCTGATGGCCACGAATGCAGCGCGCAACCTGCGCTCTTCGTATGGCGACCTTGGCACCTCTGTCCGCCGTCTCTCCTCCGGCCTCCGGGTCGGCACGGCAGCTGACGATGCCGCCGGTCTGGCAATTCGCGAGCTCATGCGCGCGGACATCTCCGCCCTCAACCAAGGCGTGCGCAACGCCAACGACGCGATCAGCCTGATCCAGACGGCCGACGGCGCCCTGGGCGTTATCGATGAAAAGCTGATCCGCATGAAGGAACTGGCCGAGCAGGCCTCCACCGGTACCTACAACTCGGATCAGCGTCTGATCATCGACTCCGAGTATCAGGCCATGGCTTCGGAAATCACCCGTATCGCCAACGCCACGGACTTCAACGGCGTCTACCTGCTCAACGGCAACCTGTCTTCGAGCAGCCACGACGGCTCCGGTCTGCAGTCCACCGGCAAGATGAAGGTCCACTTCGGCACGGCCAACGACTCCGCCGAGGACTACTACTACATCCAGATCAACAGCGCGACCGCGTCGAGCCTGGGTGTGGGCAACCAGTCCGCCGAGGGCGACGGCTTCTCCATCTCCACGCAGGAAGGCGCGCAGAAGGCTCTCGTGGCCCTGGAAAACGCCATTGTCTCCAAGGACAAGATCCGCGCGAACCTGGGCGCTATGCAGAACCGCCTGCAGAACACCATCACCAACCTGGAGATCCAGTCCGAGAACCTGCAGGCCGCCGAGTCCCGCATCTCCGACGTGGACGTTTCCTCGGAGATGACGAACTTCGTGCGCAACCAGATCCTCACCCAGTCCGCAGTGGCCATGCTCTCGCAGGCCAACTCCCTGCCGCGGATGGCGATGCAGCTGCTGGGCGGTGGCTAG
- a CDS encoding zinc-ribbon domain-containing protein — protein MKIVCPECGFARELPEDKIPPTAQVATCPKCRHKFKFRELPQEQPIHFEDEPPTAPDSPRETPPPLYEDSDRQPEDAPLTPDDGEDDDIYYPEPDEQPAGQEAREIPTPEPEDPELHGQTGSGEGGKSDGDIWNRLESMGDFRPATSGRIRRAAGQSSERVTPPWENLQEHGFFGGLAKTVRLAMFKAPKFFSSMKVGSGIMKPMIFYLLLSEFYAIIQYMWDMLGLYSDQMGGGLDQQLGQMGSNPMGGLDSLGITPALTLLLYPAIFALMILLSSGLTHVFLTLFRAASSGFEGTFRAATYGSAPLVLAVIPVVGPGVSMVWSLVITIIGYKNVHQTTYPRVILALVTPLVLLFMLAVILVSTGIMVQV, from the coding sequence ATGAAGATAGTATGCCCCGAATGCGGTTTTGCCCGGGAGCTCCCTGAAGATAAAATTCCACCGACGGCGCAGGTGGCCACGTGTCCCAAGTGCCGCCACAAGTTCAAATTCCGCGAGCTGCCGCAGGAGCAGCCCATACACTTCGAGGACGAGCCCCCCACCGCGCCCGACAGCCCCAGGGAAACGCCTCCGCCGCTGTACGAAGATTCTGACCGGCAGCCTGAGGATGCGCCGCTCACGCCGGACGACGGCGAGGACGACGATATCTACTACCCGGAGCCCGACGAGCAGCCTGCCGGACAGGAAGCCCGCGAGATACCTACTCCGGAGCCCGAAGATCCGGAGCTCCACGGTCAGACTGGCTCCGGCGAAGGCGGCAAGTCCGACGGCGACATCTGGAACCGCCTGGAAAGCATGGGCGACTTCCGCCCGGCTACGTCCGGACGCATCCGCCGCGCCGCAGGGCAATCCAGCGAGAGAGTGACCCCGCCGTGGGAGAACCTCCAGGAGCACGGCTTTTTCGGCGGTCTGGCAAAGACCGTCCGGCTGGCAATGTTCAAGGCGCCCAAGTTCTTCTCCAGCATGAAGGTGGGCAGTGGCATCATGAAGCCCATGATCTTCTACCTGCTGCTTTCGGAGTTCTATGCCATCATCCAGTACATGTGGGACATGCTCGGCCTGTACAGCGACCAGATGGGTGGCGGACTGGATCAGCAGCTCGGGCAGATGGGCTCCAACCCCATGGGCGGGCTGGACTCCCTCGGCATCACACCTGCGCTCACACTACTGCTCTATCCGGCAATCTTCGCCCTGATGATCCTGCTGTCGTCCGGTCTCACCCACGTGTTTCTGACCCTTTTCCGCGCCGCATCCTCGGGGTTCGAGGGCACGTTCCGCGCAGCCACCTACGGCTCCGCCCCCCTCGTTCTCGCGGTCATTCCGGTGGTTGGTCCCGGCGTGTCCATGGTCTGGAGTCTTGTGATCACTATCATTGGATACAAGAACGTCCACCAAACGACGTACCCCCGCGTCATCCTCGCCCTGGTCACACCTCTGGTGCTGCTATTCATGCTGGCCGTCATTCTTGTCTCCACCGGCATAATGGTTCAGGTATGA
- the ahbD gene encoding heme b synthase produces MAPDTKDSAQQTHAHAAGHPGGHAGEHPGSKLQGHPHGKGGPPAAIDDEGTPACRLIAWEVTRSCNLACVHCRAEAHMEPYPGELSTEECKALIDTFPQVGDPIIIFTGGEPLLREDIFELVSYANNKGLRCVMAPNGTLITPENARQIRESGIQRCSISIDGPNAASHDPFRGGEGAFDAALRGIQYLKDAGMEFQINTTVTRNNMHNFKEIFHLAEDLGAAAWHIFMLVPTGRAASIREEVIGAEEYEQVLNWFYDFRKTTKMHLKATCAPHYYRIMRQRASEEGVSVSRENFGMDAMTRGCLGGTGFCFISHTGQVQPCGYLDLDCGQIKETPFPEIWKNSVPFKKFRNPKDYEGKCGPCEFHRVCGGCRARAQTMRGNYMAEEPLCSYTPKKLRHDSE; encoded by the coding sequence ATGGCTCCCGACACAAAGGATTCCGCACAACAGACGCATGCCCACGCCGCCGGACATCCCGGCGGCCACGCCGGAGAGCATCCCGGTTCGAAGCTCCAGGGCCATCCCCACGGCAAGGGCGGACCACCCGCCGCCATTGACGACGAAGGCACGCCTGCCTGCCGGCTCATCGCCTGGGAGGTCACGCGCTCCTGCAACCTGGCCTGCGTGCACTGCCGCGCCGAGGCGCACATGGAGCCGTATCCGGGCGAGCTCTCCACCGAGGAATGCAAGGCGCTCATCGACACCTTCCCCCAGGTGGGCGACCCCATCATCATCTTCACCGGTGGCGAGCCCCTGCTACGCGAGGACATCTTCGAGCTCGTGTCCTACGCCAACAACAAGGGCCTGCGCTGCGTCATGGCGCCCAACGGCACCCTGATCACGCCGGAGAACGCGCGCCAAATCAGGGAATCGGGCATCCAGCGCTGCTCCATCTCCATCGACGGCCCAAATGCCGCCAGCCACGACCCCTTCCGTGGGGGCGAGGGCGCTTTCGACGCCGCTCTGCGCGGCATCCAGTATCTCAAGGATGCCGGCATGGAGTTCCAGATCAACACCACGGTCACTCGCAACAACATGCACAACTTCAAGGAGATATTCCACCTGGCCGAGGACCTCGGCGCTGCAGCGTGGCATATCTTCATGCTGGTGCCCACGGGCCGCGCCGCCTCCATCCGCGAGGAGGTCATCGGCGCCGAAGAATATGAGCAGGTGCTCAACTGGTTCTACGACTTCCGCAAGACCACGAAAATGCACCTGAAGGCCACCTGCGCGCCCCATTACTACCGCATCATGCGCCAGCGCGCGTCCGAGGAAGGCGTCTCCGTCTCGCGCGAGAACTTCGGCATGGACGCCATGACCCGCGGTTGCCTGGGCGGCACCGGCTTCTGCTTCATCTCCCACACCGGCCAGGTGCAGCCCTGCGGCTACCTGGACCTGGACTGCGGCCAGATCAAGGAGACGCCTTTCCCCGAGATCTGGAAGAACTCCGTACCGTTCAAGAAGTTCCGCAACCCCAAGGACTACGAGGGCAAGTGCGGCCCGTGCGAGTTCCACCGCGTGTGTGGCGGCTGCCGCGCCCGCGCCCAGACCATGCGCGGCAACTACATGGCCGAGGAGCCCCTCTGCTCCTACACGCCCAAGAAGCTCCGCCACGACAGCGAGTAA
- the fliS gene encoding flagellar export chaperone FliS — MQKAAQAYLQTQVSTTSQGELLLMLYDGAVKFLRQAQAKILEKDYAQKGILISKALDIIAELDGSLNAQKGGEIAQNLHNLYFYCNTRLLLANMNMDTALVDEVIDILSGLRSAYSEIIEKQGGAQPAPQAAPRQSGPRPPVLLNKDGADNDAAPASEQAQPQRGQSPLESLATHIARNPAPAKAPAAPSAPKQAPAKQAAPDAPAKSAAPDVNQDAAPAQVAEVNGQGAAAAPQQAQQPEEQPQPAAPSPNRGRLLAGASIYKKMASQSN, encoded by the coding sequence ATGCAGAAGGCAGCGCAAGCCTACTTACAGACGCAAGTCTCCACGACCTCCCAGGGCGAGCTTCTGCTCATGCTCTACGACGGAGCCGTCAAGTTTCTGCGCCAGGCACAGGCGAAGATCCTCGAAAAGGATTACGCCCAAAAGGGCATCCTCATCTCCAAGGCGCTGGACATCATCGCCGAGCTGGACGGCAGCCTCAACGCCCAGAAGGGCGGGGAAATCGCGCAGAACCTGCACAACCTCTACTTCTACTGCAACACCCGCCTGCTGCTGGCCAACATGAACATGGACACCGCACTCGTCGACGAGGTTATCGACATCCTCTCCGGCCTGCGCTCCGCCTACTCGGAGATCATCGAAAAGCAGGGCGGCGCGCAGCCTGCGCCCCAGGCGGCACCCAGGCAGTCTGGTCCGCGGCCTCCAGTGCTGCTCAACAAGGACGGCGCCGACAATGACGCCGCTCCGGCCTCGGAGCAAGCTCAGCCCCAGCGCGGCCAATCGCCTCTGGAATCCCTGGCCACGCACATCGCCCGCAACCCAGCTCCGGCCAAGGCCCCTGCCGCTCCGTCAGCGCCGAAACAGGCTCCTGCAAAGCAGGCCGCCCCGGATGCACCGGCAAAATCGGCCGCCCCGGACGTCAACCAGGACGCCGCGCCTGCGCAGGTCGCCGAAGTCAACGGACAGGGAGCCGCCGCAGCGCCGCAGCAGGCCCAGCAGCCGGAAGAGCAGCCCCAACCGGCCGCGCCGAGCCCCAACAGAGGCCGCCTGCTGGCCGGGGCGTCCATCTACAAGAAGATGGCCTCGCAATCCAACTAG
- the ahbA gene encoding siroheme decarboxylase subunit alpha, with the protein MDSYDKKILDRIQSGFPLAPRPYQVLGDEIGMTEAEVLARVRALRGRGIIRRIGANFQSKKLGFRSTLCAAHVPQEKLESFVDTVNAYVGVTHNYQRDHYYNVWFTFIGPSWDAVCDTLAEISAKTGIEVLNMPAERLYKIKVEFKMEDDEE; encoded by the coding sequence ATGGACTCCTACGACAAGAAGATCCTCGACCGCATCCAGTCTGGCTTCCCCCTGGCGCCGCGGCCCTACCAGGTCCTCGGCGACGAGATCGGCATGACCGAGGCCGAGGTGCTGGCTCGGGTGCGCGCCCTGCGCGGCCGAGGCATCATCCGCCGCATCGGCGCCAACTTCCAGTCCAAGAAGCTGGGCTTCCGCTCCACCCTCTGCGCCGCCCACGTGCCCCAGGAAAAGCTGGAGTCCTTTGTGGACACCGTCAACGCGTACGTCGGCGTGACGCACAACTATCAGCGCGACCACTACTACAACGTCTGGTTCACCTTCATCGGCCCGTCCTGGGACGCCGTGTGCGACACCCTGGCCGAGATCAGCGCAAAGACCGGCATCGAGGTGCTCAACATGCCTGCCGAGCGGCTCTACAAGATCAAGGTCGAGTTCAAGATGGAGGACGACGAGGAGTAG
- the ahbC gene encoding 12,18-didecarboxysiroheme deacetylase, which yields MIGISKLYCGQVEPSDALRYGRDSGNLPSHLLQFSKDKKPVVVWNMTRRCNLKCVHCYAKALEEDGRDAISTEQGKEIIRDLAQFGAPVMLFSGGEPLVRKDLTELANYAVEKGMRAVISTNGTLITKEKARELKEVGLSYVGISMDGGREIHDKFRGVAGSFDKAMEGIENCQNEGLKVGLRFTINKRNAQEIPLLFDLIREREIPRICFYHLVYSGRGSELIKEDLGHKETRDVVDLIMDKTRELHDAGMPKEVLTVDNHADGPHVYFRLLREDPERAAEVMELLSFNEGNNSGRGIGCISWDGQVHADQFWRNHTFGNVLERPFSEIWMDENLELLPQLKDKRQHVKGRCRECRFLDICGGNFRARAEAYYGDVWAEDPACYLTDEEISRGE from the coding sequence ATGATAGGTATTTCCAAGCTCTATTGCGGCCAGGTCGAGCCCTCGGACGCGCTCCGCTACGGCCGCGACTCCGGCAATCTCCCTTCCCATCTGCTCCAGTTCTCCAAGGACAAGAAGCCCGTGGTCGTGTGGAACATGACCCGCCGCTGCAACCTGAAGTGCGTGCACTGCTACGCCAAGGCCCTGGAAGAAGACGGCCGCGACGCCATTTCCACCGAGCAGGGCAAGGAGATCATCCGCGACCTCGCCCAGTTCGGCGCGCCGGTCATGCTCTTCTCCGGCGGCGAGCCCCTGGTGCGCAAGGACCTCACCGAGCTGGCCAACTACGCGGTCGAGAAAGGCATGCGCGCGGTCATCTCCACCAACGGTACGCTGATCACCAAGGAAAAGGCCCGCGAGCTCAAGGAAGTCGGCCTTTCCTACGTGGGCATCTCCATGGACGGCGGCCGCGAGATCCACGACAAATTCCGCGGCGTGGCCGGCTCCTTTGACAAGGCCATGGAAGGTATCGAGAACTGCCAGAACGAGGGCCTCAAGGTGGGCCTGCGCTTCACCATCAACAAGCGCAACGCCCAGGAAATTCCGCTGCTCTTCGACCTTATCCGCGAGCGCGAGATTCCCCGCATCTGCTTCTACCACCTCGTCTACTCCGGCCGCGGCTCCGAGCTCATCAAGGAAGACCTGGGCCACAAGGAAACCCGCGACGTGGTCGACCTGATCATGGACAAGACCCGCGAGCTGCACGACGCCGGCATGCCCAAGGAAGTGCTCACCGTGGACAACCACGCCGACGGCCCCCACGTCTACTTCCGCCTGCTGCGCGAGGACCCCGAGCGCGCCGCGGAGGTCATGGAGCTTCTGTCCTTCAACGAGGGCAACAACTCTGGCCGCGGCATCGGCTGCATCTCCTGGGACGGCCAGGTGCACGCCGACCAGTTCTGGCGCAACCACACCTTCGGCAACGTGCTGGAGCGGCCTTTCTCAGAAATCTGGATGGACGAGAACCTGGAGCTCCTGCCCCAGCTCAAGGACAAGCGCCAGCATGTGAAGGGACGCTGCCGCGAGTGCCGCTTCCTGGACATCTGCGGCGGCAACTTCCGCGCCCGCGCCGAGGCTTACTACGGTGACGTCTGGGCCGAGGATCCGGCCTGCTATCTGACCGACGAGGAAATCAGCCGAGGAGAGTAG
- the hemB gene encoding porphobilinogen synthase, protein MECQFHRGRRLRRTETLRAMFRETRLTASDLVQPYFVLEHENPEVEKPIGSMPGQYQLGLSALVETVRKAVDTGLQSVLLFGIPKEKDERGSQAYAEEGIVQQAVRELKETFPELVVVTDVCLCEYTSHGHCGLIRNGEVQNDPTLELIARTALSHARSGADIVAPSDMMDGRVAAIRDILDKDGYSHVPIISYAVKYASSFYGPFREAAESTPSFGDRRSYQMDVANAREGLREATADLDEGADALMVKPALPYLDILRDLRERFDCPLAAYQVSGEFSMIKAAAKEGWLDPIATALESLTAIKRAGADLIFSYFTTELLEKELIPLR, encoded by the coding sequence ATGGAATGCCAATTCCATCGTGGGCGCCGCCTCCGCCGTACCGAGACGCTCCGCGCCATGTTCCGGGAAACGCGGCTTACCGCCAGCGACCTGGTTCAGCCGTACTTCGTGCTTGAGCACGAAAACCCCGAGGTCGAAAAGCCCATCGGCTCCATGCCGGGGCAGTACCAGCTCGGCCTCTCGGCGCTTGTGGAGACCGTGCGCAAGGCCGTGGACACGGGTCTGCAGTCCGTCCTGCTCTTCGGCATTCCCAAGGAAAAGGATGAGCGCGGCTCCCAGGCCTATGCCGAGGAAGGCATTGTCCAGCAGGCCGTGCGCGAGCTCAAGGAGACCTTCCCCGAGCTCGTGGTCGTCACCGACGTCTGCCTGTGCGAGTACACCTCCCACGGCCACTGCGGCCTCATCCGCAACGGCGAGGTGCAGAACGACCCCACCCTGGAGCTGATCGCCCGCACGGCGCTTTCCCATGCCCGCTCCGGCGCGGACATCGTGGCGCCCTCCGATATGATGGACGGCCGCGTGGCGGCCATCCGCGATATCCTGGACAAGGACGGCTACAGCCACGTGCCCATCATCTCCTACGCGGTCAAGTACGCCTCGTCCTTCTACGGCCCGTTCCGCGAGGCTGCCGAGTCCACCCCCTCGTTCGGCGACCGCCGCAGCTACCAGATGGACGTGGCCAATGCGCGCGAGGGTCTGCGCGAGGCAACTGCCGACCTGGACGAGGGCGCAGACGCCCTGATGGTCAAGCCGGCCCTGCCCTACCTGGACATCCTGCGCGACCTGCGCGAGCGTTTCGACTGCCCCCTGGCCGCCTACCAGGTCAGCGGCGAGTTCTCCATGATCAAGGCCGCAGCCAAGGAAGGCTGGCTCGATCCCATCGCCACCGCCCTGGAATCGCTCACGGCCATCAAGCGCGCCGGCGCCGACCTCATCTTCAGCTACTTTACCACCGAGCTTCTGGAAAAGGAGCTCATACCCTTACGGTAA
- a CDS encoding nitrilase-related carbon-nitrogen hydrolase, with protein MAFHLGVCQIPVYQKRAPLLAQLAKALKHLPENENGGTRGLLALPEIFYGGFDYANSEELAAETPSLLADLHAFSRENRVALAGSLWDKGNGGLYNAMYVLDPKAEAPVCVHRKQHLFPQTKEEDHFIPGPIPPTVYEIEGIRFGFAICFEIRFPELFRHQNERGVDCFVVSSQWPLKRLMHISPLLRSRAIENQCFVLSCNGCGWTPLGELAGHSCLISPWGELLFGCHDEEDLRAAPYDSALLERARRLFNTRRSPFYPVENSSIVS; from the coding sequence GTGGCTTTTCATCTTGGCGTTTGCCAGATACCCGTCTACCAGAAACGCGCGCCCCTTCTGGCCCAGCTCGCCAAGGCGCTGAAGCACCTGCCTGAAAACGAGAACGGCGGCACGCGCGGCCTGCTCGCCCTGCCCGAGATATTTTACGGCGGCTTCGACTACGCCAACAGCGAGGAGCTGGCGGCAGAGACGCCTTCCCTGCTCGCCGATCTCCACGCCTTCTCCCGCGAGAACCGCGTGGCCCTGGCCGGCAGCCTGTGGGATAAAGGCAACGGCGGCCTGTACAACGCCATGTACGTGCTCGACCCCAAGGCCGAGGCGCCGGTCTGCGTCCACCGCAAGCAACATTTGTTTCCGCAGACCAAGGAAGAGGATCACTTCATTCCCGGCCCGATTCCGCCTACAGTCTACGAGATCGAGGGCATCCGCTTCGGCTTCGCCATCTGCTTCGAGATCCGCTTTCCGGAGCTCTTCCGCCACCAGAACGAACGCGGCGTGGACTGCTTCGTGGTCTCCTCCCAGTGGCCGCTCAAGCGGCTGATGCACATCAGCCCCCTGTTGCGCTCGCGGGCCATCGAGAACCAGTGCTTCGTGCTCTCCTGCAACGGCTGCGGCTGGACGCCCCTGGGAGAGCTGGCCGGCCACTCCTGCCTGATCTCACCGTGGGGCGAGCTGCTCTTCGGCTGCCATGACGAGGAAGACCTGCGGGCCGCGCCGTACGACAGCGCCTTGCTGGAGCGCGCTCGCCGATTGTTCAACACCAGACGTTCTCCGTTCTACCCGGTGGAGAATTCCTCCATAGTTTCTTGA